The Streptomyces halobius genomic interval GCAGCCGTACCGGCGCCGAACAGCGAGCCGGTGAGCATCAACACGGACAGTGCGCCGACGACCCGGGCACGCGTCTTGGACATCTCGTTCTCCCGTTTCCTGGTGAGTCGCAGTCAGTTCTGCCTGTTCTGTGTCCGGCCGGACACTCCTCACACGAACGGCGGGGCCTGTCTGTATGACACCCGCGCCGGATTCTTGTGCATGACACCGGCGCCGGATCATTCGGACGCGGAGATGCGTGGGCGCGCACACGACGGGGCAGTCGCGATCGGGGCGATGACCCGGCCGCCAATTCGTCAGACGGCCGGGCACGGCGTACGTCGCCGCGGCCGGCGCGGTCGCTCAGGCGGCCTGCGGTACGACCGCCACGGGGCAGTCGGCGTGATGGAGCACGGTGTGGCTCAACCGGCCCAATTGGAGGCCGGGTTTGTCTTGGCGGCGCCGTGCTCCGACGACGAGGAGGTCGGCGGCGGAGGAGCGCGGCACCAGCACCTTGTGTGCCGGACCTTCGACGGTGACACGGCGTACCTGCACCGTCGGGTGGGCCTCGACCGCCTCGGCGAGGGCCTCGTCCAGCAGGGCGGACGCCCGTTCCTCATGGTAGCGCTCGGGCGCTTGGGTGTGCGGTGGACGGTCGGTGGCATGGTCGCCGGACTCGTGCGCGGGGCACCGCCAGGCCCGTACGGCATCGAGGGCACAGCCGCGGGCCTCGGCCTCGCGGAACGCGAACTGCACGGCGGCCGATCCCGTTGCCGTGTCCCCGACACCGAGGAGGATCCGCCCGTGCCGTCCCGCCAGGGCCTCGTCCCCACGCACCACGATGACCGGGCAGGGCGCCCGCGCCGCCACCGCCAGGCCGACGGACCCCAGCAACATGCCCGCGAATGCGCTGCGTCCCCTCGCCCCGAGAATCACGGCCGACGCGAAGCGGCCCTGCCGCAGCAGTGCGGCCACCGTGTCCTCGGCCAGCACCTGTGCCGATACCTTGACGCCCGGATTGCGGTGGCGGGCACGTTCCGCTGAGGTTCCGACGATGGTGTCGGCGAGCGCCCGCCCGGAGCGGCTGCTCAGGCTCGTTGTCGACACCGGTCCCTCGTAACGCTCCCACTCGGAGGCGTGCACCAGCCGCAGTGGAAGCCCATGGAGCGCTGCCTCGTCGACCGCCCAGTCAAGCGCGCGGAAACCGGAGTCCGATCCGTCCACTCCTACGACCAGGGGCAGCTCCATCGTTCCACCGCCTTTCCCTTTCTCGTGTCCGGGTTCGTGGCCTACACGTCCGTGGATATGGGTTCCTGCGGTGATGCGCCTGGTGACACTTTCAGCGTGGATTCACCCGAGAGCGTCGGACAGGGGCCGGTCGGCCTGTGTGCCGGCCCTGCGGCCCATCGCGGTGGCCGGCCGTACCCGGCGGAGAATAATCGGGCGACGGGGCCCCGCTCGCGCTGTTAGTTTCGGCGATTATGGACCCCGTAGGTGAAAAAGCGATACGTGCTTCTTTTGTTAATTGTTCGAAGGGGGAGGCCGGCAGAATCCATCTGCCCGTGGGGCTGGCCGAGCTTCCTTGGGCGGATCTGGACTTCTTGGGGTGGCGTGACCCGGGAGCCCCCGACCGGAGTTATCTGGTGGCGCCGCGGGGCGACGGGCTCATGGGTGTGACGTTGCGGGTGCCGCAGGGCGTGCGGCGGAGTTTCACCAAGACGACGGTGTGCTCCATGTGCGTGACCGGGCACCCGGGCTCCGGTGTCAGTCTGCTCGCGGCCCGACGCGCCGGGCCGGCGGGGCGGCAGGGGAACACCGTGGGGGCGTATCTCTGTGCCGATCTGGCGTGTTCGCTCTATGTCCGTGGGCGTAAGCGGTCCCAGCTCGCCGGGCGGCACGAGGAAACGCTGCCGTTGGAGGAGCGGATCGCGCGCACCGTGCGAAACCTGAATGCCTTTCTGGACAAGGTCGTTGAGGGAGCGAAAATAGCCGGGGGAAAAGAGAGCGCGAAGTAGGAGCGGATGGGGAAACAGTGAGCGAGGTAGGGAGAGGGAGCACGGCGGGGGAGCGGAAGGCGGGTCATGATCCGCCGGATACGGGGGCGTCCTCCGCTCGGGCGGCGGGCGGGCGGGTGCGGGGTTCGTGGGACGGCGGCGTGCAGAGGGCGGTGGCCAGTGGCTCCGCGCGGATGATCGCCGCCACGAGATCCCGTGGGGGTGGCGACGGGGGCGTGGGTGTGGGCGGGGGTTCCTGTGTCATGGCCGGGTGACCGGTCGACGCCGGCGGGGACAGGTGCGGGCGAGGGCCAGCAGTGTCTGGATCTGGCGGGTGATCTGGTTCGCTTCGCGCAGTGGGGTGGGGAAGGGCAGGCGGACGTCGTGGTGGCTCCGGGCGTGCTCAAGGCGGAGCGTGATCGCGTACCTGTCGAGGGCCAGCGGCCATACACGGACGACGCCGTGCAGGTGGCGCGGGTCCACCAGGCGCGTCAGCTCCGCGACCGCGTCGGGGTGGGCGTCGGCCAGGTGGGTGAGCATCCGTGCCTCGAAGGCGGTCAGGGGGTCCGCCTCGGCCAGGACGAGTTCGTCGAGGCCGACGTCGACGGCGCCGGCCGCTGTTTCGAGGGTGACGCGCGCGAGGTCCAGGCGGAGGTCGACACTGTCCACTTCCGCTTCCGAGTCCGCTTCTGCGTCCTCCACGGTCAGCCACCCGGAGAGCGTCAGCCGGGACCGTACACGATCCCGGACGGCGATCGGGGCGACATCGGTGAACGCCAGCAGAGCGGCCAGGGCGCCGCGTGGCGCGCAGGCGACTCTGGCGGCGAGGTGACCGTCGGCCGGTAGCCGCAGCCACAACCGGCCTTTGCCGTCAAGGATATGACGTCCCACCAGGTCACAGCGGTAGCCGTCCGTGGAGACCGTCAGGGAGCCCGCGGCGGCGAGCACGGAACGGGCCTGTTCCGCTGCGCTCGGCTCCGTCGCGCGGAAAGCGGTGACACTCATCCAGAACCTCCATAAGGTAAGCCTTACCTAACTTAACCCGAGGTCCTGGGTGATGGCCAGCCCGCCACCCGTCGGGAGCGGGGTCGTGGGCCCGAAGCCGCGCGGCGGCGCGGACGCCGAATCGCCGGTGCCTGGTGGCGGATGGGTGGGCGGCATCGTTCCGCGTCGTGGCGATGTGCATGGCCCGGCTGAGACTGCGCACCAAAACGCCGGCCCGGAAGAGGAGCCCACTCGCCGATCTCCGTGGCGGATGGGCCGAATTCAGGTCACGTACCCGGGTAGGGGCAAGCGTCGCTTCCTTCGGTGCCGCCAACCAAGTCCACTCGGGGTCCGGACGGTTCTCGGACCACTCATCGCCGACGAGAGAATCGGCGAGACCTCCTGGGACATCGTCCTGAGTGTCAAGGCGGCAGGCGTTCTCCTGATGGCGCTGGTGATGTATCGCATCACCGTGAAGCGTCTGCCGCCGCTCGCACAAGCAGGCAGCACGCTGG includes:
- a CDS encoding FBP domain-containing protein, yielding MDPVGEKAIRASFVNCSKGEAGRIHLPVGLAELPWADLDFLGWRDPGAPDRSYLVAPRGDGLMGVTLRVPQGVRRSFTKTTVCSMCVTGHPGSGVSLLAARRAGPAGRQGNTVGAYLCADLACSLYVRGRKRSQLAGRHEETLPLEERIARTVRNLNAFLDKVVEGAKIAGGKESAK
- a CDS encoding DUF2470 domain-containing protein; the encoded protein is MSVTAFRATEPSAAEQARSVLAAAGSLTVSTDGYRCDLVGRHILDGKGRLWLRLPADGHLAARVACAPRGALAALLAFTDVAPIAVRDRVRSRLTLSGWLTVEDAEADSEAEVDSVDLRLDLARVTLETAAGAVDVGLDELVLAEADPLTAFEARMLTHLADAHPDAVAELTRLVDPRHLHGVVRVWPLALDRYAITLRLEHARSHHDVRLPFPTPLREANQITRQIQTLLALARTCPRRRRPVTRP
- a CDS encoding universal stress protein, whose amino-acid sequence is MELPLVVGVDGSDSGFRALDWAVDEAALHGLPLRLVHASEWERYEGPVSTTSLSSRSGRALADTIVGTSAERARHRNPGVKVSAQVLAEDTVAALLRQGRFASAVILGARGRSAFAGMLLGSVGLAVAARAPCPVIVVRGDEALAGRHGRILLGVGDTATGSAAVQFAFREAEARGCALDAVRAWRCPAHESGDHATDRPPHTQAPERYHEERASALLDEALAEAVEAHPTVQVRRVTVEGPAHKVLVPRSSAADLLVVGARRRQDKPGLQLGRLSHTVLHHADCPVAVVPQAA